In the genome of Sardina pilchardus chromosome 14, fSarPil1.1, whole genome shotgun sequence, one region contains:
- the LOC134101449 gene encoding uncharacterized protein LOC134101449: MGEMNENFTSGQAPLSEEGRDWGALFLESMQQLECNNYILRRGNKRVSIKEDDMFVHKVATIFQVVEHTLYLTDDTNTAIFPEESDGHFSSIALVDKAHYEVCGDSIELPGAQAARFSFTRPLPTAASGSASALRASAAARASAAKALQSRHEDTGLDEVKCQIEEVVLASQGLGEVLEKINKLVDSVGTDCRTLLYLTSAQVDAVKHAFACIICTNPVKDPYVSTCCNSIIGCAVCIDRLQQTTTSCPKCRAEHFYPHKLGGLAEAMSALGDLLE; encoded by the exons atgggagaaatgaatgagaattttacttccggacaagcacctctctcggaggaggggcgggactggggagctctatttcTAGAGTCTATGCAACAACTTGAGTGCAACAATTACATTCTGAGACGCGGAAATAAACGCGTCTCTATAAAAGAAGATGACATGTTTGTCCACAAAGTTGCGACTATTTTTCAG GTGGTTGAGCATACCCTCTACTTAACTGATGACACAAACACCGCAATTTTCCCTGAGGAAAGTGATGGCCATTTCAGCTCCATAGCACTGGTGGACAAGGCCCATTATGAGGTTTGCGGCGATAGTATTGAACTACCTGGAGCCCAGGCAGCTAGGTTTTCTTTTACCCGGCCACTGCCCACCGCAGCATCTGGCTCAGCCTCTGCTTTAAGGGCCTCTGCAGCAGCCAGAGCATCCGCCGCGAAGGCCCTTCAAAG TCGCCATGAAGATACAGGCCTTGATGAGGTGAAGTGTCAAATTGAGGAAGTTGTTCTAGCATCCCAGGGCCTTGGAGAAGTACTGGAAAAGATCAACAAGCTGGTGGATTCCGTGGGCACCGATTGTAGGACCTTACTGTACCTGACGTCAGCCCAGGTTGATGCCGTTAAACACGCATTTGCGTGTATCATTTGTACAA ATCCAGTCAAAGACCCATACGTCTCAACCTGCTGCAACAGCATCATTGGCTGTGCTGTTTGTATCGACAGACTACAACAAACCACCACATCCTGCCCTAAATGCAGGGCAGAACATTTCTACCCGCACAAGCTCGGTGGCCTGGCTGAAGCCATGTCGGCTCTGGGGGATTTATTggagtaa
- the LOC134101450 gene encoding poly(ADP-ribose) glycohydrolase-like, translated as MLQVDFACNMVGGGVLGSGLVQEEILFLINPELIVSRLFTEKLSDNECLKITGAQQYSEYTGYSRSFEWSGPHVDTLSRDNWKRLHRKIVAIDALNFKHSMEQYTLKKIKRELNKAYVGFWEEGRFAYELPTVATGNWGCGAFNGDPILKGLIQMMAAAVAQRDMVYFSFRDKDLERRLRNMHALLKERESTVGDLYTMLDNYCKLSRPQDLYHFIQTYKNNRSSL; from the exons ATGTTGCAG GTGGATTTTGCCTGCAATATGGTGGGGGGAGGCGTGCTGGGCTCTGGGCTGGTCCAGGAGGagatcctcttcctcatcaacCCGGAGCTGATTGTGTCCAGGCTCTTCACAGAGAAGCTCAGCGATAACGAGTGCCTCAAGATTACAG GAGCCCAGCAGTACAGCGAATACACAGGCTACAGTAGAAGCTTTGAGTGGAGTGGACCCCATGTTGACACATTGTCAAG AGACAACTGGAAGAGGCTTCATCGTAAGATAGTCGCCATAGACGCTCTGAACTTTAAACATTCGATGGAGCAGTATACGTTGAAAAAGATCAAGCGTGAGCTGAACAAG GCTTATGTTGGGTTCTGGGAGGAAGGGCGTTTTGCTTATGAACTACCAACTGTTGCCACAGGGAACTGGGGTTGTGGGGCCTTCAATGGAGATCCCATCCTCAAAG GTCTCATTCAGATGATGGCTGCCGCTGTGGCGCAGAGAGACATGGTATACTTCTCTTTCAGAGACAAAGACCTGGAAAGGAGACTGCGGAATATGCACGCACTTCTTAAAGAGCGCGAATCCACCGTCG GAGACTTATACACTATGCTGGACAACTACTGCAAATTAAGCAGACCACAAGACCTTTATCACTTCATACAGACTTACAAGAACAACAGAAGTTCACTCTGA